In Dromaius novaehollandiae isolate bDroNov1 chromosome 4, bDroNov1.hap1, whole genome shotgun sequence, a single genomic region encodes these proteins:
- the LRP2BP gene encoding LRP2-binding protein, with product MYQLGVMHYDGVGTKEDPEKGVEYMKKIINSDSPEARHLKFAAAYNLGRAYYEGCGVKQSTEEAERLWLIAADDGNPKASIKAQSTLGMLYSMSVLKDVKKAFFWHSEACCNGNLESQGTLGVMYLYGQGVRQNTKAGLECLKEAAERGNIYAQGHLVEYYYNRKFYSTAVTVAKRIPENVNIDMVAKITDCLPVYTAKGAAMAAFYFARCLQLGLGIKQDEAAAKKYYSRACLLDPDVASDLELKANLGRI from the exons ATGTATCAGCTTGGTGTAATGCATTATGACGGAGTAGGCACTAAAGAAGACCCA GAAAAGGGAGTGGaatacatgaagaaaataatcaaTTCTGATTCCCCAGAAGCAAGACACTTGAAGTTTGCAGCTGCATACAATCTCGGCAGAGCTTATTATGAAGGATGTGGTGTTAAGCAGTCAACTGAAGAGGCTGAAAG ATTGTGGCTTATTGCTGCCGATGATGGGAATCCAAAAGCAAGCATCAAGGCTCAGAGTACTTTAGGAATGCTTTACTCTATGTCAGTTCTAAAAGATGTGAAAAAG GCCTTTTTCTGGCACTCAGAAGCATGTTGCAATGGAAATCTGGAATCACAAGGTACACTGGGTGTTATGTATCTCTATGGACAAGGTGTACGTCAAAACACTAAGGCTGGTTTGGAGTGTTTGAAGGAAGCAGCAGAACGTGGAAACATCTACGCTCAGGGCCATCTTGTGGAATATTATTACAATAGAAAATTTTACTCAACAGCTGTTACAGTAGCCAAAAG GATTCCAGAAAATGTTAACATTGATATGGTAGCAAAGATAACTGATTGTCTTCCTGTGTACACAGCCAAAGGGGCTGCTATGGCTGCTTTCTACTTTGCTAGATGTCTCCAGCTTGGCCTAGGCATAAAACAAGATGAAGCTGCTGCTAAAAAGTACTATTCTAGG gcaTGCCTTCTGGATCCTGATGTTGCTTCTGACCTTGAACTGAAGGCTAATCTTGGGAGAATTTAG